Proteins encoded in a region of the Gammaproteobacteria bacterium genome:
- a CDS encoding protein phosphatase 2C domain-containing protein, whose translation MGSTEGFAWSSEAVSHVGTVRKVNEDSCLDRPEKGLWVVADGMGGHAAGDVASQAITAALDEMPAADSLAQLADQVERCLRDVNTRLVKLAEDSEKQTIGSTVSVMIARNSHAICIWAGDSRVYRLRKGTLEQLTQDHAMVEDMVDVGLISQEEAEHHPQANRITRAIGAAPEVFVDMDIFELQKGDRFLLCSDGLYKELQPADITKILKGRGNRAKAGVDLALDRGARDNVTVITVTIN comes from the coding sequence ATGGGGTCGACAGAAGGATTTGCCTGGAGCTCCGAAGCCGTCAGCCACGTCGGTACGGTCCGCAAGGTCAACGAGGATTCCTGCCTGGATCGCCCTGAAAAGGGTCTTTGGGTCGTGGCGGATGGCATGGGGGGTCATGCAGCTGGCGATGTTGCCAGCCAGGCCATCACGGCCGCGCTGGACGAGATGCCGGCCGCCGATTCCCTGGCGCAGCTGGCCGACCAGGTCGAACGCTGCCTTCGTGATGTGAACACACGGCTCGTCAAGCTGGCCGAGGATTCCGAGAAGCAGACCATCGGCAGCACGGTATCCGTCATGATTGCCCGCAACAGCCACGCCATCTGCATCTGGGCAGGTGACAGCCGCGTCTACCGCCTGCGCAAGGGAACACTGGAACAGCTGACCCAGGACCATGCCATGGTCGAAGACATGGTGGATGTCGGCCTGATCAGCCAGGAAGAAGCCGAGCACCATCCGCAGGCCAACCGGATCACGCGCGCCATCGGGGCGGCGCCCGAGGTGTTTGTCGACATGGACATTTTCGAACTGCAGAAAGGGGATCGCTTCCTGCTCTGCAGTGACGGTCTTTACAAGGAATTGCAGCCGGCGGACATCACCAAGATACTGAAGGGACGCGGCAATCGCGCCAAGGCCGGTGTGGACCTCGCACTGGACCGAGGCGCAAGAGACAACGTCACCGTCATCACGGTGACCATAAACTGA